Proteins found in one Streptomyces sp. CB09001 genomic segment:
- a CDS encoding ROK family transcriptional regulator → MTAPPHDAQPARPGRALPDTQQGMRRRNLARVMHTVSAEGPLSRAAVASRIGLTRAAVSTLVDELIRSGLLEELGPERPGRVGRPGSALAVSGQGPAGIGAEVGVDHLAVCAVDLRGRVRARAVRYGSNRSRSPEPVLEQLAGLVRQVVSEAETEGLWPAGLAVAVPGLVARDGRTVVRAPNLDWHDADLGALLPADLPLAVDNEANFGALAELWLGDGTPRDFLHVSAEIGIGAAVVFDGRLLRGTRGFAGELGHVPVHPDGPGCACGGRGCLEQYAGEKAVLRAAGVEPGEDRVGLLAGRAAEGDEDVRRALREAGTALGIALTGAVNLLDPEGVVLGGALAGLAPWLLPSLRDELARRTAGPACPVAVSELGPQGPLLGAAHSVVRAVLDDPGAVAERA, encoded by the coding sequence ATGACCGCACCGCCGCACGACGCCCAGCCGGCCCGCCCCGGGCGCGCTCTGCCGGACACCCAGCAGGGGATGCGCCGCCGCAATCTGGCGCGGGTGATGCACACCGTCAGCGCCGAGGGTCCCCTGTCCCGGGCCGCCGTGGCCTCGCGGATCGGGCTGACGCGGGCCGCGGTGTCGACCCTCGTGGACGAGCTCATCCGCTCGGGCCTGCTGGAGGAACTGGGCCCCGAACGCCCCGGCCGCGTGGGCCGTCCCGGGTCCGCACTCGCCGTCAGCGGACAGGGTCCGGCCGGCATCGGGGCGGAGGTCGGCGTCGACCATCTCGCGGTCTGCGCGGTGGACCTCCGCGGCCGGGTACGCGCGCGTGCCGTGCGGTACGGCAGCAACCGGAGCCGTTCGCCGGAGCCGGTGCTGGAGCAGCTCGCCGGTCTGGTGCGGCAGGTGGTCTCGGAGGCGGAGACCGAGGGACTGTGGCCGGCCGGGCTCGCGGTGGCCGTGCCCGGTCTGGTTGCCCGCGACGGCCGGACGGTCGTGCGCGCACCGAACCTGGACTGGCACGACGCGGACCTCGGCGCCCTGCTGCCGGCGGATCTGCCGCTGGCCGTGGACAACGAGGCCAATTTCGGCGCGCTCGCCGAACTGTGGCTCGGCGACGGCACCCCCCGGGACTTCCTGCACGTCTCGGCCGAGATCGGCATCGGTGCGGCCGTGGTGTTCGACGGCCGGCTGCTGCGCGGCACCCGCGGGTTCGCCGGTGAGCTCGGGCATGTGCCGGTCCATCCCGACGGACCCGGGTGCGCCTGCGGCGGGCGCGGGTGCCTGGAACAGTATGCCGGTGAGAAGGCGGTCCTGCGCGCGGCGGGCGTGGAGCCCGGGGAAGACCGTGTCGGGCTGCTCGCCGGACGGGCGGCGGAGGGTGACGAGGACGTACGGCGTGCCCTGCGTGAAGCGGGCACGGCACTCGGCATCGCCCTGACCGGTGCGGTGAACCTGCTCGACCCCGAAGGCGTGGTGCTGGGCGGCGCCCTGGCCGGACTCGCCCCCTGGCTGCTGCCGTCGTTGCGGGACGAACTGGCCCGGCGCACGGCGGGCCCCGCCTGCCCGGTCGCGGTGTCCGAGCTGGGTCCGCAGGGGCCGCTGCTCGGCGCCGCGCACTCCGTGGTCCGGGCGGTCCTGGACGACCCGGGCGCGGTGGCGGAGCGGGCCTGA
- a CDS encoding PadR family transcriptional regulator, which produces MLELAVLGFLYDNPLHGYELRKRITALTGHVRPVAESTLYPAIKRLEKAGLLARTTQPGSVAAPRHVLALTEEGRRELRRRLADPVRRDITDENRWFTVLAFLRHLDDAAAQTAVLHRRLAFLEEPASFFYDGERPLGAEELDDPFRRGALIVARATSRAELSWLRETIASLGG; this is translated from the coding sequence ATGCTGGAGCTCGCCGTCCTCGGTTTCCTCTACGACAACCCGCTGCACGGCTACGAGCTGCGCAAGCGCATCACCGCACTGACGGGGCACGTGCGTCCGGTCGCCGAGAGCACGCTCTATCCCGCGATCAAACGCCTGGAGAAGGCGGGCCTCCTCGCACGCACCACGCAGCCCGGCTCCGTGGCCGCGCCACGTCATGTCCTGGCCCTCACCGAGGAGGGGCGGCGGGAGCTGCGCCGACGGCTCGCCGATCCCGTTCGGCGCGACATCACCGACGAGAACCGCTGGTTCACGGTGCTCGCCTTCCTCCGGCACCTGGACGACGCCGCCGCCCAGACCGCCGTACTGCACCGCCGGCTCGCCTTCCTGGAAGAGCCCGCGAGCTTCTTCTACGACGGTGAGCGACCCTTGGGCGCCGAGGAGTTGGACGACCCCTTCCGGCGTGGCGCACTGATCGTCGCGCGGGCCACCTCCCGGGCCGAACTCAGCTGGCTGCGGGAGACGATCGCTTCACTCGGCGGCTGA
- a CDS encoding SWF or SNF family helicase gives MTRYDDEAERTFVALPPAQGRGFAQTWWGRAWLKALEDAAMDAAQVKTGRRLARAGAVGAVSVRPGRITAVVQDRDRTTHRADVLLEQLSDTQWDRFVDMAIERSGHVAALLDRDMPPHLVEDAAAAGIDLLPGMGDLEPECDCGAWDHCGHTAALCYQVARLLDQDPFVLLLMRGRAEVAVLDALQTQGSAPAQEVASGPEGVDAAEAYAAGQMLPPLPAPPSLGEGPGVPPSLDTEAAPPPGVDPRGLSFLASRTAAEAHRLLAEALRAGHGGRAVDPEPTTAQDAVRLAAGDPGPDVLDRLGEGSGRTREALAAAVRAWRLGGGAALSVLEEEWAVAGDTLARARAALESAWEEDERPPLVARANRWTVVGAPHQLRLDREGRWWPYRREHGRWVPVSGASQDPATALASATLATDCEP, from the coding sequence ATGACCCGGTACGACGACGAGGCGGAGCGGACGTTCGTCGCGCTGCCGCCCGCCCAGGGACGGGGCTTCGCGCAGACCTGGTGGGGCCGCGCCTGGCTGAAGGCGCTGGAGGACGCGGCGATGGACGCGGCGCAGGTGAAGACCGGGCGCCGGCTGGCACGCGCGGGAGCGGTCGGCGCGGTGTCGGTGCGGCCGGGGCGCATCACCGCGGTCGTCCAGGACCGGGACCGTACGACGCACCGGGCCGACGTCCTGCTGGAGCAGCTCTCCGACACACAGTGGGACCGGTTTGTCGACATGGCGATCGAGCGGTCGGGGCATGTCGCGGCGCTGCTGGACCGCGACATGCCACCGCACCTCGTGGAGGACGCAGCGGCCGCCGGCATCGACCTGCTGCCGGGCATGGGCGACCTGGAACCGGAGTGCGACTGCGGCGCCTGGGACCACTGTGGGCACACCGCCGCGCTCTGCTACCAGGTCGCGAGGCTGCTGGACCAGGACCCCTTCGTCCTGCTGCTGATGCGGGGACGGGCGGAGGTAGCGGTGCTCGACGCCCTTCAGACACAGGGCTCCGCGCCCGCGCAGGAGGTCGCATCCGGGCCGGAGGGTGTGGACGCCGCAGAGGCGTACGCGGCGGGCCAGATGCTGCCCCCGTTGCCCGCGCCACCCAGCCTCGGGGAGGGCCCGGGCGTGCCGCCGTCCCTGGACACCGAGGCGGCGCCTCCGCCGGGTGTCGACCCTCGCGGCCTGTCCTTTCTGGCCTCCCGGACGGCGGCAGAGGCCCACCGCCTGCTCGCCGAGGCCCTGCGCGCCGGGCACGGCGGGCGCGCGGTGGACCCGGAGCCGACCACGGCACAGGATGCGGTGCGCCTGGCCGCGGGGGATCCGGGACCGGACGTACTGGATCGCCTCGGCGAGGGTTCGGGGCGCACACGGGAGGCACTGGCCGCGGCCGTACGCGCATGGCGGCTCGGAGGCGGAGCCGCCCTGTCGGTGCTCGAGGAGGAATGGGCGGTGGCGGGCGACACGCTCGCACGCGCGCGTGCGGCGCTGGAGTCGGCCTGGGAAGAGGACGAGCGGCCCCCGTTGGTGGCGCGGGCCAACCGGTGGACCGTCGTCGGCGCACCTCACCAGCTCCGCCTGGACCGCGAAGGACGTTGGTGGCCGTACCGCAGGGAGCACGGCCGATGGGTCCCCGTGAGCGGCGCGAGCCAGGACCCGGCGACGGCCCTGGCTTCCGCGACTCTCGCGACGGACTGCGAGCCCTGA
- a CDS encoding N-acetylmuramoyl-L-alanine amidase has product MDRERTAPVPTRRRILKGAALATVPYTLLSGTRAAAQARAVDYPSAEWLPASTSNYSRSSRPTAYPVDFVVVHVTQETYADTLSIFRDPARQVSAHYVVRSSDGHVAQCVRETDIAWHAGNWDYNTRSIGIEHEGWVDRPEYFTNAMYEQSARLTAAVCTAYGIPKDRTHIIAHHEVPGSDHTDPGPFWDWTRYIRLVNFA; this is encoded by the coding sequence ATGGACAGGGAGAGGACAGCACCCGTTCCGACCAGGCGGCGGATCCTGAAGGGCGCCGCGCTGGCCACCGTCCCCTACACCCTGCTCTCCGGTACACGGGCCGCCGCACAGGCCCGTGCCGTCGACTACCCCTCCGCCGAGTGGCTGCCGGCGAGCACGTCGAACTACAGCCGGTCGAGCCGCCCCACGGCCTACCCCGTCGACTTCGTGGTCGTCCACGTCACGCAGGAGACGTACGCGGACACCCTGTCCATCTTCCGCGATCCCGCGAGGCAGGTGTCCGCCCACTACGTCGTCCGGTCCTCCGACGGCCACGTGGCGCAGTGTGTCCGCGAGACGGACATCGCCTGGCACGCGGGCAACTGGGACTACAACACCCGCAGCATCGGGATCGAACACGAGGGGTGGGTCGACCGGCCCGAGTACTTCACCAACGCCATGTACGAGCAGTCGGCCCGGCTCACCGCGGCGGTCTGCACCGCCTACGGCATCCCCAAGGACCGCACGCACATCATCGCGCACCACGAGGTTCCCGGCAGCGACCACACGGATCCGGGGCCGTTCTGGGACTGGACCCGCTACATCAGACTGGTCAACTTCGCCTGA
- the xylB gene encoding xylulokinase: protein MSAAEGPLVVGVDTSTQSTKALVVDAATGQVVASGQAPHTVSSGAGRESDPRQWWDALGEALSQCGEAAREAAAVSIGGQQHGLVTLDAQGEPVRPALLWNDVRSAPQARRLIDELGGAKAWAERTGSVPSASFTVTKWAWLAEHEPEAARAVKAVRLPHDYLTERLTGEGTTDRGDVSGTGWWASGTEAYDEEILARVGLDPALLPRVVRPGEVAGTVRADHGLPFSKGTLVAAGTGDNAAAALGLGLRPGVPVMSLGTSGTAYAVSQRRSADPTGTVAGFADARGDWLPLACTLNCTLAVDRVASLLGLDREAVEPGADVTLLPFLDGERTPNLPHSSGLLYGLRHDTTAGQLLQAAYDGAVHSLLGALDLVLDADADPSAPLLLIGGGARGTAWQQTVRRLSGRPVQIPEARELVALGAAAQAAGLLTGEDAAAVARRWNTAAGPVLDAVERDEATLNRITGVLSDAAPLLERDAASR from the coding sequence ATGTCAGCAGCCGAGGGTCCGCTCGTCGTCGGCGTGGACACGTCCACCCAGTCCACCAAGGCACTGGTCGTCGACGCGGCCACCGGCCAGGTCGTCGCGAGCGGCCAGGCGCCCCACACCGTGTCCTCCGGCGCCGGCCGCGAGAGCGATCCCCGCCAGTGGTGGGACGCGCTCGGCGAGGCCCTGAGCCAGTGCGGCGAGGCCGCCCGCGAGGCCGCCGCGGTGTCCATCGGCGGGCAGCAGCACGGTCTGGTCACGCTGGACGCCCAGGGCGAGCCGGTGCGCCCCGCCCTGCTCTGGAACGACGTACGCTCCGCTCCGCAGGCCCGCCGCCTGATCGACGAGCTGGGCGGGGCCAAGGCCTGGGCGGAGCGCACGGGGAGCGTGCCCAGCGCCTCCTTCACGGTCACCAAGTGGGCCTGGCTGGCCGAGCACGAGCCGGAGGCGGCCCGCGCGGTGAAGGCCGTACGGCTCCCCCACGACTACCTCACCGAGCGCCTCACCGGCGAGGGGACGACCGACCGCGGCGACGTGTCCGGGACCGGCTGGTGGGCGTCGGGCACGGAGGCCTACGACGAGGAGATCCTCGCGCGCGTGGGGCTCGATCCGGCGTTGCTGCCCCGGGTGGTCCGGCCCGGTGAGGTGGCCGGTACCGTACGCGCCGACCACGGCCTGCCGTTCTCGAAGGGCACCCTGGTCGCCGCCGGCACCGGCGACAACGCGGCCGCCGCGCTGGGTCTCGGGCTGCGCCCCGGCGTCCCGGTGATGAGCCTCGGCACGTCCGGGACGGCGTACGCCGTGTCGCAGCGCCGGTCCGCCGACCCGACCGGCACCGTGGCGGGCTTCGCCGACGCGCGCGGCGACTGGCTGCCGCTGGCCTGCACCCTCAACTGCACGCTCGCCGTGGACCGCGTCGCGTCCCTGCTGGGCCTGGACCGGGAAGCCGTCGAGCCGGGCGCCGACGTCACGCTGCTGCCCTTCCTCGACGGCGAGCGCACACCGAACCTCCCGCACTCCTCCGGCCTCCTGTACGGGCTGCGCCACGACACGACCGCCGGACAGCTGCTCCAGGCCGCTTACGACGGTGCCGTCCACTCGCTGCTCGGCGCGCTCGACCTCGTCCTCGACGCCGACGCGGACCCGTCCGCTCCCCTGCTGCTGATCGGGGGCGGTGCCCGGGGGACGGCCTGGCAGCAGACGGTACGGCGGCTGTCGGGGCGCCCGGTCCAGATCCCGGAGGCCAGGGAGCTGGTCGCGCTCGGTGCCGCGGCGCAGGCGGCCGGTCTGCTGACCGGTGAGGACGCGGCCGCGGTCGCCCGACGCTGGAACACGGCCGCCGGGCCGGTGCTCGACGCCGTGGAACGGGACGAGGCGACGCTGAACCGGATCACCGGGGTACTCTCCGACGCGGCACCGCTGCTGGAAAGGGACGCGGCCTCCCGCTGA
- a CDS encoding DEAD/DEAH box helicase: MAAQNTPPAPSEISALVDCCAVFLPGDPARTGTVAFWRPDGEAPGTVPTGAPGSLTVALPDGDGVEAVSVPAVLLPVRAALPVLTRARAHADGHRATVFWGAVAVEALHLVARGLLLPGLSAAEHDAWRAGPLDAEGTERVRHLAAAMPPEAHAVPLDGAGPLRLPDPEPLVRSFLDAVADTLPRSPAAELLTAGAAYASRSPRPSPELREWALDVAAGHDTGVRLSLRIEVRGLSAAAPQDARPTFRAVPQVHSVSDPGLVADTAQVWGGTVGEAFGTRARMDALLALRRAARAWPSLTPLLSATVPDAVELTDEEITELLGTGSRALAGAGVDVHWPRELARDLTERAEVGPPDGGPAAHAAVTEAGPSFLSADALLAFNWTFALGDRALTREELDLLAEAKRPVVRLRDQWVLVDPEEAHRARARQDHKVTPVDALAAALTGSTEVDGHRVQVRPTGWLASLRERLADPEAQEPVAQPAALEATLRDYQRRGLNWLVRMTSLGLGCCLADDMGLGKTITLIALHLHRQSDADAAGPTVVVCPTSLMGNWQREIERFAPGTPVRRFHGPRRDLDDLAPGEFVLTTYGTMRLDTDRLAAVSWGMLVADEAQHVKNPYSETARQLRTIGARARVALTGTPVENNLSELWAVLDWATPGLLGRLGSFRRHYAQAVEGGQDPAAAERLARLVRPFLLRRRKADPGIAPELPPKTETDHPVSLTAEQTGLYEAVVREALAEIAGAGHMARRGLIVKLLTGLKQICNHPAQFLKEDQPKITGRSGKLELLDELLDTILSEEASVLVFTQYVQMARLLEQHLAARGVSSLFLHGGTSVTARESLVRRFQDGEAPVFLLSLKAAGTGLNLTRAEHVVHYDRWWNPAVEAQATDRAHRIGQTRPVQVHRLIAEGTIEDRIAALLNRKRELADAVLGSGEAALTELTDAELADLVELRGGTR, translated from the coding sequence ATCGCTGCGCAGAACACTCCTCCCGCCCCCTCCGAGATCTCCGCACTCGTCGACTGCTGTGCCGTCTTCCTGCCCGGCGATCCGGCACGCACCGGCACGGTCGCGTTCTGGCGCCCCGACGGCGAGGCGCCCGGCACCGTACCGACGGGGGCCCCGGGAAGCCTGACGGTCGCCCTGCCCGACGGCGACGGTGTGGAGGCGGTGAGCGTGCCGGCCGTGCTGCTCCCGGTACGGGCCGCCCTGCCCGTGCTCACACGCGCGCGGGCCCATGCGGACGGCCATCGGGCGACGGTGTTCTGGGGGGCGGTCGCCGTCGAGGCCCTGCACCTCGTGGCGCGCGGGCTGTTGCTGCCCGGCCTGTCCGCGGCCGAACACGACGCCTGGCGCGCGGGACCACTGGACGCCGAGGGGACCGAGCGGGTCCGCCACCTCGCCGCCGCCATGCCGCCCGAGGCGCACGCGGTCCCGCTGGACGGCGCCGGTCCCCTGCGGCTGCCCGACCCGGAACCTCTGGTGCGGTCCTTCCTGGACGCCGTCGCGGACACGCTGCCCCGCTCCCCCGCCGCCGAACTCCTCACGGCCGGGGCCGCCTACGCCTCCCGGTCGCCCCGGCCCTCGCCCGAGCTGCGCGAGTGGGCCCTGGACGTCGCCGCGGGACACGACACCGGCGTGCGGCTGTCGCTGCGTATCGAGGTGCGGGGGCTGTCGGCCGCGGCTCCCCAGGACGCCCGGCCGACGTTCCGGGCGGTGCCACAGGTGCACAGCGTCAGCGATCCCGGGCTCGTCGCCGACACCGCTCAGGTGTGGGGCGGCACCGTGGGAGAGGCGTTCGGCACGCGCGCGCGGATGGACGCCCTGCTCGCCCTGCGCCGGGCGGCACGGGCCTGGCCCTCGCTCACGCCCCTGCTGTCGGCGACCGTACCGGATGCCGTGGAACTCACCGACGAAGAGATCACCGAGCTTCTCGGAACCGGTTCCCGGGCACTCGCCGGCGCCGGAGTCGACGTGCACTGGCCGAGGGAGCTGGCCCGCGACCTGACCGAGCGCGCCGAGGTGGGACCGCCCGACGGCGGCCCGGCGGCGCACGCGGCTGTGACCGAGGCCGGCCCGTCGTTCCTGTCCGCCGACGCGCTGCTCGCCTTCAACTGGACGTTCGCCCTGGGCGACAGGGCCCTCACGCGCGAGGAACTGGACCTGCTCGCCGAGGCCAAGCGCCCCGTCGTACGCCTGCGCGACCAGTGGGTGCTCGTCGATCCGGAGGAGGCCCACCGCGCCCGCGCCCGCCAGGACCACAAGGTCACGCCCGTCGACGCGCTGGCCGCGGCCTTGACGGGCTCGACGGAGGTCGACGGACACCGCGTGCAGGTGCGGCCCACGGGATGGCTGGCGTCCCTGCGGGAGCGCCTCGCCGACCCCGAGGCGCAGGAGCCCGTGGCGCAGCCGGCCGCCCTCGAGGCCACGCTGCGCGACTACCAACGACGTGGCCTCAACTGGCTGGTCCGCATGACGTCGTTGGGCCTCGGCTGCTGCCTCGCCGACGACATGGGGCTCGGGAAGACCATCACGCTGATCGCCCTGCATCTGCACCGGCAGTCGGACGCGGACGCCGCCGGTCCCACCGTGGTGGTCTGCCCGACCTCCCTGATGGGCAACTGGCAGCGGGAGATCGAACGGTTCGCGCCCGGCACGCCGGTACGCCGATTCCACGGGCCCCGCCGCGACCTCGACGACCTCGCGCCCGGCGAGTTCGTGCTGACCACCTACGGCACCATGCGCCTGGACACCGACCGGCTCGCCGCCGTGTCGTGGGGCATGCTCGTGGCGGACGAGGCGCAGCACGTGAAGAACCCGTACTCCGAGACCGCGCGACAACTGCGCACCATCGGCGCACGCGCGCGCGTGGCGCTCACCGGCACCCCGGTGGAGAACAACCTCTCGGAGCTGTGGGCCGTCCTCGACTGGGCCACCCCCGGGTTGCTGGGCCGGCTCGGCAGCTTCCGCCGGCACTACGCCCAGGCCGTCGAGGGCGGACAGGACCCGGCGGCGGCGGAGCGACTCGCCCGGCTCGTACGGCCCTTCCTGCTGCGACGCCGCAAAGCGGATCCCGGAATCGCGCCGGAACTGCCACCGAAGACCGAGACGGACCATCCCGTGTCGCTGACCGCCGAACAGACGGGCCTGTACGAGGCGGTGGTGCGCGAGGCGCTCGCGGAGATCGCCGGTGCCGGCCACATGGCGCGGCGCGGCCTGATCGTGAAGCTGCTGACGGGCCTCAAACAGATCTGCAACCACCCGGCGCAGTTCCTCAAAGAGGACCAGCCGAAGATCACCGGCCGCTCGGGGAAGCTGGAACTGCTGGACGAGCTGCTCGACACGATCCTCAGTGAGGAGGCGAGCGTACTGGTCTTCACGCAGTACGTGCAGATGGCGCGGCTCCTGGAGCAGCACCTGGCCGCGCGCGGCGTGTCGTCGCTGTTCCTGCACGGCGGCACGTCGGTCACCGCACGGGAGTCGCTGGTGCGGCGCTTCCAGGACGGAGAGGCCCCGGTCTTCCTGCTGTCCCTGAAGGCCGCGGGCACCGGACTGAACCTCACGCGCGCGGAGCACGTCGTGCACTACGACCGCTGGTGGAACCCGGCCGTCGAGGCGCAGGCCACCGACCGTGCCCACCGGATCGGCCAGACCCGACCCGTGCAGGTGCACCGGCTGATCGCCGAGGGGACCATCGAAGACCGCATCGCCGCCCTCCTGAACCGCAAGAGGGAACTCGCCGACGCCGTTCTGGGCTCGGGCGAGGCGGCGCTCACGGAACTGACGGACGCGGAACTGGCCGATCTGGTCGAGTTGCGAGGGGGTACGCGATGA
- the xylA gene encoding xylose isomerase: MNYQPTPEDRFTFGLWTVGWQGRDPFGDATRQALDPAESVRRLSELGAYGVTFHDDDLIPFGSSDTERESHIKRFRQALDATGMKVPMATTNLFTHPVFKDGAFTANDRDVRRYALRKTIRNIDLAVELGASVYVAWGGREGAESGAAKDVRDALDRMKEAFDLLGEYVTEQGYDLKFAIEPKPNEPRGDILLPTVGHALAFIERLERPELYGVNPEVGHEQMAGLNFPHGIAQALWAGKLFHIDLNGQSGIKYDQDLRFGAGDLRAAFWLVDLLERAGYAGPRHFDFKPPRTEDLDGVWASAAGCMRNYLILKDRAAAFRADPQVQEALAAARLDELARPTAEDGLAALLADRSAYDTFDVDAAAERGMAFEHLDQLAMDHLLGAR; encoded by the coding sequence ATGAACTACCAGCCCACTCCCGAGGACAGGTTCACGTTCGGTTTGTGGACGGTCGGCTGGCAGGGCCGTGACCCGTTCGGCGACGCCACCAGGCAGGCCCTGGACCCCGCCGAGTCGGTACGGCGGCTGTCCGAGCTGGGTGCGTACGGCGTCACGTTCCACGACGACGACCTGATCCCCTTCGGGTCGAGCGACACGGAGCGGGAGTCGCACATCAAGCGGTTCCGGCAGGCGCTGGACGCGACCGGCATGAAGGTGCCGATGGCGACGACGAACCTGTTCACACACCCGGTGTTCAAGGACGGCGCCTTCACGGCGAACGACCGGGACGTACGGCGGTACGCCCTGCGCAAGACGATCCGCAACATCGACCTCGCGGTCGAGCTGGGCGCGAGCGTCTACGTGGCCTGGGGCGGCCGCGAGGGCGCGGAGTCGGGTGCGGCCAAGGACGTGCGGGACGCGCTCGACCGCATGAAGGAGGCCTTCGACCTGCTGGGCGAGTACGTCACCGAGCAGGGCTACGACCTGAAGTTCGCGATCGAGCCCAAGCCGAACGAGCCGCGCGGTGACATCCTGCTCCCGACGGTGGGGCACGCCCTGGCGTTCATCGAGCGTCTCGAGCGGCCGGAGCTGTACGGCGTGAACCCGGAGGTCGGCCACGAGCAGATGGCCGGTCTGAACTTCCCCCACGGGATCGCACAGGCGCTGTGGGCGGGCAAGCTCTTCCACATCGACCTCAATGGCCAGTCGGGCATCAAGTACGACCAGGACCTGCGGTTCGGGGCGGGCGACCTGCGGGCCGCGTTCTGGCTCGTCGACCTGCTGGAGCGGGCCGGGTACGCGGGGCCGCGGCACTTCGACTTCAAGCCGCCGCGGACCGAGGACCTCGACGGCGTGTGGGCGTCGGCCGCCGGCTGCATGCGCAACTACCTGATCCTCAAGGACCGGGCGGCGGCATTCCGCGCGGACCCGCAGGTGCAGGAGGCGCTGGCCGCTGCCCGGCTGGACGAACTGGCCCGCCCGACCGCCGAGGACGGTCTCGCCGCCCTGCTGGCCGACCGGAGCGCCTACGACACCTTCGACGTGGACGCGGCCGCCGAGCGCGGCATGGCCTTCGAGCACCTCGACCAGCTCGCCATGGACCACCTCCTCGGCGCCCGCTGA
- a CDS encoding oxygenase MpaB family protein: MAGRFEQLARIRRMDPHEDASQIYRLSSAHEFPWDFARALELALYRTYAVPSIGRLLAETAEFTGRPQKRYDDTALLLDAVVEHGFGSRQGRTAIRRINQMHRSYDITNDDMRYVLCTFVVIPKRWIDTYGWRRMSRHETVASAVHYRTLGRHMGIKDIPGSYEEFEACLDAYEEANFAWDEGARRVSDATLDLMASWYPRPLAPLLRAGTLALLDEPLLRAFGYVPPSPVTRAVVRRAVRLRGRAVRLLPPRRAPHHARQNREIKGYPNGYRLADLGTRPAPGLRGCPVRHVDTSAAE; this comes from the coding sequence ATGGCAGGGCGCTTCGAGCAATTGGCACGGATCCGGCGCATGGATCCCCACGAGGACGCCTCGCAGATCTATCGGCTGTCCTCGGCCCACGAGTTCCCCTGGGACTTCGCCCGTGCCCTGGAACTGGCGCTCTACCGCACCTACGCCGTACCGAGCATCGGCCGGCTGCTCGCCGAGACCGCGGAGTTCACCGGCCGGCCCCAGAAACGGTACGACGACACGGCGCTGCTGCTCGACGCCGTGGTCGAGCACGGCTTCGGCAGCCGGCAGGGCCGCACCGCCATCCGGCGCATCAACCAGATGCACCGCAGTTACGACATCACCAACGACGACATGCGGTACGTCCTGTGCACGTTCGTGGTGATCCCCAAACGCTGGATCGACACCTACGGATGGCGCAGGATGTCGCGCCACGAGACCGTCGCCTCCGCCGTGCACTACCGCACGCTGGGGCGGCACATGGGCATCAAGGACATTCCCGGTTCCTACGAGGAGTTCGAGGCCTGTCTCGACGCCTACGAGGAGGCCAACTTCGCCTGGGACGAGGGCGCGCGCCGCGTCTCCGACGCCACACTCGACCTCATGGCCTCCTGGTATCCGCGCCCTCTCGCGCCGCTCCTGCGCGCCGGGACCCTCGCCCTGCTCGACGAACCCCTGCTGCGGGCCTTCGGCTACGTTCCGCCGAGCCCCGTCACCCGCGCGGTCGTGCGCCGCGCCGTCAGACTGCGCGGGCGCGCGGTCCGCCTGCTGCCGCCGAGGCGTGCCCCGCACCATGCCCGTCAGAACCGGGAGATCAAGGGCTATCCGAACGGCTACCGGCTGGCCGATCTGGGCACGCGCCCGGCTCCCGGCCTCCGGGGCTGCCCGGTCCGTCACGTCGACACGTCAGCCGCCGAGTGA